The following proteins are co-located in the Equus caballus isolate H_3958 breed thoroughbred chromosome 15, TB-T2T, whole genome shotgun sequence genome:
- the PROKR1 gene encoding prokineticin receptor 1 codes for MEITMGIMDENATNSSTNFLSVLDPHGAQAASFPFNFSYGDYDMPLDEDEDVTNSRTFFAARIVIGMALVGIMLVCGIGNFIFIAALARYKKLRNLTNLLIANLAISDFLVAIVCCPFEMDYYVVRQLSWEHGHVLCASINYLRTVSLYVSTNALLAIAIDRYLAIVHPLRPRMKYQTATGLIVLVWMVSILIAIPSAYFTTETVLIIVKSQEKIFCGQIWPVDQQLYYKSYFLFIFGIEFVGPVVTMTLCYARISRELWFKTVPGFQTEQIRKRLRCRRKTVLVLMCILTAYVVCWAPFYGFTIVRDFFPMVFVKEKHYLTAFYVVECIAMSNSMINTVCFVTVKNNTIKYFKKIMLLHWKASYNGSKSSADLDLKTTGVPATEEVDCIRLK; via the exons ATGGAGATCACCATGGGGATCATGGATGAGAATGCCACCAACTCCTCCACCAACTTCCTTTCTGTGCTCGACCCGCATGGAGCCCAAGCTGCTTCGTTCCCCTTCAACTTCAGCTATGGCGACTATGATATGCCCTTGGATGAAGATGAGGATGTAACCAATTCCCGGACTTTCTTTGCTGCCAGGATCGTCATTGGCATGGCCCTGGTGGGCATCATGCTGGTCTGTGGCATTGGCAACTTCATCTTCATTGCTGCCTTGGCCCGCTACAAGAAGTTGCGCAACCTCACCAACCTGCTCATCGCCAACCTggccatctctgacttcctggtGGCCATTGTCTGCTGCCCCTTTGAGATGGACTACTATGTGGTGCGCCAGCTCTCCTGGGAGCATGGCCATGTCCTGTGTGCCTCCATCAACTACCTACGCACTGTCTCTCTCTATGTCTCCACCAATGCCCTGCTGGCCATCGCCATCGACAG ATATCTGGCCATTGTCCACCCGCTGAGACCCCGGATGAAGTATCAAACAGCCACTGGCTTGATTGTCTTAGTGTGGATGGTGTCCATCCTCATTGCCATCCCTTCAGCCTACTTCACAACTGAAACTGTCCTCATCATTGTCAAGAGCCAGGAGAAGATCTTCTGTGGCCAGATCTGGCCTGTGGACCAGCAGCTCTACTACAAGTCCTACTTCCTCTTCATCTTTGGCATCGAATTCGTGGGCCCTGTGGTCACCATGACTCTGTGCTATGCCAGGATCTCCCGGGAACTCTGGTTCAAGACGGTCCCTGGTTTCCAGACGGAGCAGATCCGGAAGCGGCTGCGATGCCGCAGGAAGACGGTCCTGGTGCTCATGTGCATCCTCACCGCCTATGTGGTGTGCTGGGCGCCATTCTATGGCTTCACCATTGTTCGCGACTTCTTCCCTATGGTGTTCGTCAAGGAGAAGCACTACCTCACGGCCTTCTACGTCGTTGAGTGTATCGCCATGAGCAACAGCATGATCAACACCGTGTGCTTCGTGACCGTCAAGAACAACACCATCAAATACTTCAAAAAGATTATGCTGCTCCACTGGAAGGCTTCTTACAATGGGAGTAAGTCCAGCGCGGACCTTGATCTCAAAACCACGGGAGTGCCTGCCACCGAAGAGGTGGACTGCATCAGACTGAAATAA